Proteins from a genomic interval of Choristoneura fumiferana chromosome 12, NRCan_CFum_1, whole genome shotgun sequence:
- the ABCB7 gene encoding ATP binding cassette subfamily B member 7 isoform X1: MAAALLSNTKFHSFIIKNHLKFTNSFPSNNSKIVNKPQLSIICKQCAVTSHYRYYSNQPPSNVGGADTAKNVLAAVLANKPKTGKIPVGIQKRDCFHPGASVLSREDINLGDAKPVSGADMIRGMLEYVWPKDNEMIRNRVMLSLSLLFGAKVMNVSVPFIFKYAIDEVNQVAVTKTGDALLGMATVPQALGTTAVSLLIGYGIARATAAGFNELRNAVFAKVAQHSIRRLACNVFTHIHNLDLSFHLGRQTGALSKTIDRGSRAINFVLSAMVFNVVPTIFELTLVSSILGLKGGIAFAGLAFGCVGVYAAFTLAITQWRTKFRVYMNRAENEAGNKAVDSLINYETVKYFNNEKYELEKYDQSLKNYESASLKTASSLALLNFGQHAIFSGGLSIIMVMAANEIAKGNMTVGDLVMVNGLLFQLSIPLGFLGSVYREVRQALIDMQTMFTLMSVESKIKEKLQAPALKVEQNTATIEFKDVSFKYINGKPIFNNLSFTIPAGKKIGIVGGSGSGKSTMVRLLYRFFEPQSGHILVAGQNIRDVDLASLRKAVAIVPQDCVLFHDTILHNLHYGDLSRPHEDVYQASRLAELHDSVKTWPKGYETQVGERGLKLSGGEKQRVAIARAILKNSPIIVFDEATSSLDSLTEHAILQALKAATVGRTSICIAHRLSTVADADEILVLENGNITDRGKHQDLISKSGSLYSRLWEKQNKDASSVPPVPM, encoded by the exons ATGGCGGCTGCGCTGCTGTCAAATACCAAATTCcattcttttattattaaaaaccacCTTAAATTTACTAATTCATTCCCTAGCAATAATTCAAAGATAGTGAATAAGCCGCAACTAAGTATTATATGCAAACAATGTGCAGTAACGAGTCACTACAGA TATTACAGCAATCAACCTCCAAGCAATGTCGGTGGCGCTGATACGGCGAAAAATGTACTGGCAGCGGTTTTGGCTAACAAACCTAAGACTGGGAAAATCCCTGTTG GTATCCAAAAGAGAGACTGCTTTCACCCAGGTGCCTCTGTTTTGTCCCGTGAAGATATAAACCTGGGGGATGCGAAGCCTGTCTCCGGGGCGGACATGATCCGGGGCATGCTGGAGTATGTGTGGCCTAAG GATAACGAAATGATCCGCAACCGCGTCATGCTGTCACTCTCACTCCTGTTCGGAGCGAAAGTGATGAACGTGTCAGTCCCCTTCATTTTCAAGTACGCCATCGACGAGGTGAACCAAGTGGCCGTGACGAAGACAGGAGATGCCCTCCTGGGGATGGCAACAGTCCCGCAGGCTTTGGGGACGACGGCTGTCAGTTTATTGATAGGAT ACGGCATAGCCCGGGCCACGGCGGCAGGTTTCAATGAGCTAAGGAACGCGGTGTTCGCTAAAGTGGCGCAGCACTCGATACGAAGGCTCGCCTGCAACGTGTTCACGCATATACACAACTTGGACCTCAGCTTCCACCTGGGCCGGCAGACCGGGGCCTTGTCTAAG ACGATAGACCGTGGCTCCAGAGCCATCAACTTCGTGCTGTCAGCTATGGTGTTCAACGTGGTACCGACCATTTTCGAGTTGACCCTTGTATCTTCCATATTGGGACTGAAGGGTGGCATCGCTTTTGCTG GCCTCGCCTTCGGTTGCGTGGGAGTGTACGCTGCATTCACTTTGGCCATAACGCAATGGCGCACCAAGTTCCGCGTGTACATGAACCGGGCCGAAAACGAGGCGGGAAATAAGGCCGTAGACTCACTTATAAACTACGAAACTGTTAAG taCTTCAACAACGAAAAATACGAGCTAGAAAAATACGACCAGAGCCTAAAGAATTATGAATCCGCGTCTCTTAAGACCGCGTCCAGCCTTGCGCTTCTCAACTTTGGCCAGCACGCCATCTTCAGCGGCGGGCTTAGTATCATCATGGTTATGGCTGCCAATGAGATTGCCAAAG GCAACATGACAGTGGGTGACTTGGTGATGGTGAACGGTCTGCTGTTCCAGCTGTCAATACCGCTGGGTTTCCTGGGCTCCGTGTACCGCGAGGTGCGCCAGGCGCTCATAGACATGCAGACTATGTTCACGCTCATGTCTGTGGAGTCCAAGATCAAG GAGAAACTCCAAGCTCCGGCGTTGAAAGTGGAGCAGAACACGGCGACTATAGAGTTCAAAGACGTCAGCTTCAAATACATAAACGGGAAGCCGATATTCAACAACCTCAGCTTTACTATACCGGCGGGGAAGAAGATTGGCATCGTTGGTGGCTCTGGGAGCGG TAAATCGACCATGGTCCGTCTGCTGTACCGGTTCTTCGAGCCGCAGTCCGGGCACATCCTGGTCGCCGGCCAGAACATAAGGGACGTCGACCTGGCCAGCTTGCGGAAGGCCGTCGCCATTGTACCGCAG GACTGCGTGTTGTTCCACGACACGATATTGCACAACCTGCACTACGGCGACCTCTCGCGGCCGCATGAGGACGTCTACCAAGCGAGCCGGCTGGCCGAGCTGCACGACTCCGTCAAAACGTGGCCCAAG GGTTACGAGACGCAAGTGGGCGAGCGCGGTCTGAAGTTGTCCGGCGGCGAGAAACAGCGCGTGGCGATCGCTCGCGCCATCCTCAAGAACTCGCCCATCATTGTGTTTGACGAGGCCACGTCCAGTCTGGATTCGCTCACTGAACAC GCGATCCTCCAAGCACTAAAAGCGGCTACGGTCGGACGCACGTCCATTTGCATCGCCCACCGTCTATCAACAGTAGCTGACGCCGACGAGATTCTGGTGCTAGAAAACGGCAACATCACAGATCGAGGCAAACACCAAGATCTCATCAGCAAATCAGGGTCACTGTACTCCAGGCTATGGGAGAAGCAGAATAAGGATGCCAGCTCCGTACCCCCCGTACCCATGTGA
- the ABCB7 gene encoding ATP binding cassette subfamily B member 7 isoform X2, with protein MAAALLSNTKFHSFIIKNHLKFTNSFPSNNSKIVNKPQLSIICKQCAVTSHYRYYSNQPPSNVGGADTAKNVLAAVLANKPKTGKIPVDINLGDAKPVSGADMIRGMLEYVWPKDNEMIRNRVMLSLSLLFGAKVMNVSVPFIFKYAIDEVNQVAVTKTGDALLGMATVPQALGTTAVSLLIGYGIARATAAGFNELRNAVFAKVAQHSIRRLACNVFTHIHNLDLSFHLGRQTGALSKTIDRGSRAINFVLSAMVFNVVPTIFELTLVSSILGLKGGIAFAGLAFGCVGVYAAFTLAITQWRTKFRVYMNRAENEAGNKAVDSLINYETVKYFNNEKYELEKYDQSLKNYESASLKTASSLALLNFGQHAIFSGGLSIIMVMAANEIAKGNMTVGDLVMVNGLLFQLSIPLGFLGSVYREVRQALIDMQTMFTLMSVESKIKEKLQAPALKVEQNTATIEFKDVSFKYINGKPIFNNLSFTIPAGKKIGIVGGSGSGKSTMVRLLYRFFEPQSGHILVAGQNIRDVDLASLRKAVAIVPQDCVLFHDTILHNLHYGDLSRPHEDVYQASRLAELHDSVKTWPKGYETQVGERGLKLSGGEKQRVAIARAILKNSPIIVFDEATSSLDSLTEHAILQALKAATVGRTSICIAHRLSTVADADEILVLENGNITDRGKHQDLISKSGSLYSRLWEKQNKDASSVPPVPM; from the exons ATGGCGGCTGCGCTGCTGTCAAATACCAAATTCcattcttttattattaaaaaccacCTTAAATTTACTAATTCATTCCCTAGCAATAATTCAAAGATAGTGAATAAGCCGCAACTAAGTATTATATGCAAACAATGTGCAGTAACGAGTCACTACAGA TATTACAGCAATCAACCTCCAAGCAATGTCGGTGGCGCTGATACGGCGAAAAATGTACTGGCAGCGGTTTTGGCTAACAAACCTAAGACTGGGAAAATCCCTGTTG ATATAAACCTGGGGGATGCGAAGCCTGTCTCCGGGGCGGACATGATCCGGGGCATGCTGGAGTATGTGTGGCCTAAG GATAACGAAATGATCCGCAACCGCGTCATGCTGTCACTCTCACTCCTGTTCGGAGCGAAAGTGATGAACGTGTCAGTCCCCTTCATTTTCAAGTACGCCATCGACGAGGTGAACCAAGTGGCCGTGACGAAGACAGGAGATGCCCTCCTGGGGATGGCAACAGTCCCGCAGGCTTTGGGGACGACGGCTGTCAGTTTATTGATAGGAT ACGGCATAGCCCGGGCCACGGCGGCAGGTTTCAATGAGCTAAGGAACGCGGTGTTCGCTAAAGTGGCGCAGCACTCGATACGAAGGCTCGCCTGCAACGTGTTCACGCATATACACAACTTGGACCTCAGCTTCCACCTGGGCCGGCAGACCGGGGCCTTGTCTAAG ACGATAGACCGTGGCTCCAGAGCCATCAACTTCGTGCTGTCAGCTATGGTGTTCAACGTGGTACCGACCATTTTCGAGTTGACCCTTGTATCTTCCATATTGGGACTGAAGGGTGGCATCGCTTTTGCTG GCCTCGCCTTCGGTTGCGTGGGAGTGTACGCTGCATTCACTTTGGCCATAACGCAATGGCGCACCAAGTTCCGCGTGTACATGAACCGGGCCGAAAACGAGGCGGGAAATAAGGCCGTAGACTCACTTATAAACTACGAAACTGTTAAG taCTTCAACAACGAAAAATACGAGCTAGAAAAATACGACCAGAGCCTAAAGAATTATGAATCCGCGTCTCTTAAGACCGCGTCCAGCCTTGCGCTTCTCAACTTTGGCCAGCACGCCATCTTCAGCGGCGGGCTTAGTATCATCATGGTTATGGCTGCCAATGAGATTGCCAAAG GCAACATGACAGTGGGTGACTTGGTGATGGTGAACGGTCTGCTGTTCCAGCTGTCAATACCGCTGGGTTTCCTGGGCTCCGTGTACCGCGAGGTGCGCCAGGCGCTCATAGACATGCAGACTATGTTCACGCTCATGTCTGTGGAGTCCAAGATCAAG GAGAAACTCCAAGCTCCGGCGTTGAAAGTGGAGCAGAACACGGCGACTATAGAGTTCAAAGACGTCAGCTTCAAATACATAAACGGGAAGCCGATATTCAACAACCTCAGCTTTACTATACCGGCGGGGAAGAAGATTGGCATCGTTGGTGGCTCTGGGAGCGG TAAATCGACCATGGTCCGTCTGCTGTACCGGTTCTTCGAGCCGCAGTCCGGGCACATCCTGGTCGCCGGCCAGAACATAAGGGACGTCGACCTGGCCAGCTTGCGGAAGGCCGTCGCCATTGTACCGCAG GACTGCGTGTTGTTCCACGACACGATATTGCACAACCTGCACTACGGCGACCTCTCGCGGCCGCATGAGGACGTCTACCAAGCGAGCCGGCTGGCCGAGCTGCACGACTCCGTCAAAACGTGGCCCAAG GGTTACGAGACGCAAGTGGGCGAGCGCGGTCTGAAGTTGTCCGGCGGCGAGAAACAGCGCGTGGCGATCGCTCGCGCCATCCTCAAGAACTCGCCCATCATTGTGTTTGACGAGGCCACGTCCAGTCTGGATTCGCTCACTGAACAC GCGATCCTCCAAGCACTAAAAGCGGCTACGGTCGGACGCACGTCCATTTGCATCGCCCACCGTCTATCAACAGTAGCTGACGCCGACGAGATTCTGGTGCTAGAAAACGGCAACATCACAGATCGAGGCAAACACCAAGATCTCATCAGCAAATCAGGGTCACTGTACTCCAGGCTATGGGAGAAGCAGAATAAGGATGCCAGCTCCGTACCCCCCGTACCCATGTGA
- the LOC141433593 gene encoding uncharacterized protein, translating into MSCLSLIPEDKRKEYQRKESVATVYSSNSRLNLLTKRKRLNPLTADMSSQSVKTDRYVTQRVISAKTHRVKQLQNQLADAHYHLQELSNENRVLRAMQKKQEIALQRYENSNAELPQVLHSHSEDMRIQQMKYKQLKQQCKEALQKLKERDMQLQQLRDEHQHLLELSKDRNLLEREKLQAQMTELSLKVQQQNETISVLQRKIALEAKNFRHQLQAEINKHKDTRHDLDLAINNADKLSTIIEMKEKMLSTAASRNLKSPNKSASLQMLPRPTSKHTRLSGESARDSDDRGSGDQNIMLAKLCENSRSLSSALSHDEETSSSTEPRSRYARSRISTTSTRSTPNQTRKGSKGSDDMIEIAKTVQDGMADLAIFDDDLDFKNSSPDEMQKKLDAMKAELVSKIKNNEDPISRKSSAIRKRSTDESIEEKIDEVDEMERPKSRGRRHSNVSFYTDVTVDDNSTTITKGEVKTVEFTESAPAARVKRENSALERKTSGKPIEKYCTEIIHDIERSSKVIDKHMREFSQSKFDNEQIVQQLQAVDKINDIVNAKGEIPPEAFSELNNNFNLLTEQVLSEVPVARKRSVSSRKNSRIESRTNIFGDSSLSNQDMLNDLLGKK; encoded by the exons ATGTCTTGTTTAAGTTTGATTCCAGAAGATAAACGGAAGGAATATCAAAG AAAAGAGTCAGTAGCGACAGTCTACAGCAGCAACTCCCGGCTCAACTTGCTGACGAAGCGCAAGCGGCTTAACCCTCTCACCGCCGACATGTCGAGCCAGTCCGTCAAAACCGACCGCTACGTCACGCAACGAGTCATCTCCGCCAAGACACATCGCGTCAAACAGCTGCAGAATCAATTGGCTGACGCGCACTATCACTTGCAG GAGCTGAGCAATGAGAATCGAGTTCTACGAGCTATGcagaaaaaacaagaaatcgCGTTACAAAG ATACGAAAATTCCAACGCAGAACTGCCTCAGGTTCTGCACTCGCACTCTGAAGACATGAGGATCCAGCAGATGAAGTACAAACAGCTGAAGCAGCAGTGCAAGGAGGCGCTGCAGAAGTTAAAGGAGCGAGACATGCAGTTGCAGCAGTTGAGAGACGAGCATCAACATCTGCTGGAATTGAGCAAGGACAG GAACCTCCTCGAGCGTGAGAAACTTCAAGCCCAGATGACCGAGCTGTCACTCAAAGTACAGCAACAGAACGAGACGATCAGCGTGTTGCAGCGCAAGATAGCCCTGGAAGCAAAGAATTTCCGCCACCAGCTGCAAGCCGAGATCAACAAGCATAAGGACACGAGGCATGATCTTGACTTGGCCATCAATAATGCAGACAAGCTGTCAACTATCATTgag ATGAAAGAAAAGATGCTGAGTACAGCTGCGAGTAGAAACCTGAAGTCTCCGAACAAGTCTGCGTCGCTGCAGATGCTGCCACGGCCGACGAGCAAGCACACGCGCTTAAGCGGGGAGAGTGCAAGGGACAGTGACGATAGAGGCAGT GGTGACCAGAACATAATGTTAGCAAAACTATGTGAAAACTCTCGTAGTCTCAGCAGTGCTTTATCTCACGATGAAGAGACCAGCTCTTCAACAGAACCTCGCTCCAGATACGCGCGCAGCCGCATTAGCACCACCAGCACTAGATCCACACCCAACCAGACCAGAAAGGGCTCCAAGGGATCAGACGACATGATAGAAATAGCTAAAACGGTACAAGATGGTATGGCTGACCTCGCAATTTTCGACGATGACTTAGACTTCAAAAACTCTTCACCCGACGAAATGCAAAAGAAACTGGATGCTATGAAGGCCGAATTAGTAAGCAAGATAAAGAACAATGAAGATCCTATATCAAGGAAGTCTAGTGCCATCAGAAAGAGATCTACTGATGAATCAATTGAAGAAAAAATTGACGAGGTCGATGAAATGGAACGGCCAAAGTCTAGAGGCAGGAGGCATTCGAATGTTTCATTTTATACTGACGTCACTGTTGATGACAACTCTACTACGATCACAAAAGGTGAAGTAAAAACAGTAGAATTTACTGAATCTGCCCCAGCCGCTAGAGTCAAAAGAGAGAACAGTGCGCTTGAAAGAAAAACATCAGGAAAACCTATAGAAAAATATTGTACCGAAATAATTCACGATATAGAGAGAAGCAGCAAAGTAATAGACAAGCACATGCGAGAGTTTAGCCAGTCAAAGTTTGATAACGAACAGATAGTTCAGCAATTGCAAGCAGTTGATAAAATTAACGACATAGTTAATGCGAAAGGTGAAATACCACCGGAAGCTTTTTcagaattaaataataattttaatttgttgacTGAACAAGTTTTATCCGAGGTCCCAGTAGCCCGAAAGCGGTCTGTTTCTAGTCGAAAGAACTCTAGAATCGAATCAAGAACCAATATATTTGGAGATTCTAGTCTAAGTAATCAGGACATGTTGAATGATTTGCTGGGAAAGAAATGA